The proteins below come from a single Malus sylvestris chromosome 3, drMalSylv7.2, whole genome shotgun sequence genomic window:
- the LOC126615985 gene encoding E3 ubiquitin-protein ligase WAV3-like, which produces MGSKWRKAKLAFGLNSCLYVPQTREEPPVSSNDVAASRFSDAVSSSSLLSPMGGGSDCRPTTPTPSSSGLRLPKTGTKCSKRTCAICLTTMKTGQGHAIFTAECSHAFHFHCITSNVKHGNQICPVCRAKWKEIPFQSPASDLSGSGSRINPVGWPQDDSWMAVLRQIPPPRVDATRPVSSLFHTPEPVIFDDDESLDQQPEISNKSPSVEDAYDNNSIRTIEVKTYPEVPAIQRAASHDNFTVLIHLKAPHTSGRQNSSRNQTPPVSQISRAPVDLVTVLDISGSMAGTKLALLKRAMGFVVQNLGPSDRLSVIAFSSTARRLFPLRRMTDTGRQQALQAVNSLVSSGGTNIAEALRKGTKLLVDRKWKNPVCSIILLSDGQDTYTVSSPSGIHPRSDYQSLIPISIRRNNAAGLRIPVHAFGFGADHDAASMHSISEISGGTFSFIEAESVIQDAFAQCIGGLLSVVVQELKVRIECVHTSLQLGSIKAGSYRTSMMADARMGCIDVGDLYAEEERDFLVTINIPDDVSGNDMSLVKVSCAYRDPITKEMLNLEESSEVTIQRPEVVGQLIVSLEVDRQQNRLRAAEAMAEARVAAENGDLAGAVSVLESCRMALSETASALAGDCLCVSLSAELKEMQERMGNRGAYEESGRAYVLSGLSSHSWQRATARGDSTDSTSLVLSYQTPSMIDMVTRSQTMLLGNPSPQRALSSAQSFPAKPQPR; this is translated from the exons aTGGGAAGCAAATGGAGGAAAGCCAAGCTTGCTTTTGGGTTGAATTCTTGTCTCTATGTTCCTCAAACCAGAGAGGAACCGCCAGTCTCATCGAATGACGTTGCCGCATCTAGATTCTCCGACGCCGTTTCATCCTCCTCTCTGCTTTCTCCGATGGGTGGTGGCTCCGATTGCCGACCCACCACGCCCACGCCGTCGTCTTCCGGCCTCCGGTTGCCCAAAACTGGAACCAAGTGCTCCaag AGGACCTGCGCAATATGCTTGACGACCATGAAGACAGGACAGGGGCATGCCATTTTCACTGCAGAGTGCTCCCACGCTTTCCACTTCCACTGTATTACTTCTAATGTAAAACATGGAAACCAAATTTGTCCAGTTTGCAGAGCAAAGTGGAAAGAAATCCCCTTTCAGAGCCCCGCTTCTGATCTTTCAGGCAGTGGTTCTAGAATTAACCCTGTTGGTTGGCCCCAAGATGATTCATGGATGGCCGTTTTACGACAAATTCCTCCCCCACGAGTTGATGCAACCCGACCGGTTTCTTCACTCTTTCACACTCCCGAACCAGTTATATTTGACGATGATGAAAGCTTAGATCAGCAACCTGAGATTTCCAACAAAAGCCCATCTGTCGAAGATGCTTATGATAACAATTCTATTCGAACAATAGAGGTCAAAACATATCCTGAAGTTCCGGCCATTCAAAGAGCAGCCTCTCATGATAACTTCACTGTTCTAATCCACCTTAAGGCTCCTCATACAAGTGGAAGACAGAATAGCAGCAGAAACCAGACACCACCAGTATCTCAAATTTCTCGTGCTCCAGTAGATCTTGTGACAGTGCTTGATATCAGTGGCAGCATGGCAGGTACAAAACTTGCTTTGCTGAAACGGGCAATGGGGTTTGTTGTACAGAACCTTGGTCCATCTGATCGGCTGTCTGTAATTGCCTTCTCATCTACTGCCCGCCGGCTTTTTCCCCTTCGTCGGATGACAGATACTGGGCGACAGCAGGCATTGCAGGCGGTAAACTCTCTGGTTTCAAGTGGTGGGACAAACATTGCTGAGGCTCTTAGGAAAGGTACCAAGTTGTTAGTAGACCGCAAGTGGAAGAACCCAGTTTGCAGTATCATACTACTATCTGATGGGCAGGATACATACACTGTCAGTAGTCCTAGTGGGATCCATCCCCGATCAGATTACCAATCACTTATCCCAATCTCTATCCGTCGCAATAATGCAGCGGGCTTGCGAATTCCAGTTCACGCATTTGGATTTGGTGCAGACCATGATGCTGCCTCGATGCATTCAATCTCGGAAATTTCTGGTGGAACATTTTCTTTCATAGAAGCTGAGAGTGTGATTCAGGATGCATTTGCACAGTGTATTGGCGGCCTTTTGAGTGTGGTAGTGCAAGAACTAAAGGTTAGAATTGAGTGTGTTCACACGAGTTTGCAACTCGGATCAATAAAAGCAGGAAGTTACAGAACCAGCATGATGGCTGATGCAAGAATGGGTTGTATTGATGTTGGAGACCTGTATGCTGAAGAAGAAAGGGATTTTTTGGTGACAATCAATATTCCAGATGATGTGTCCGGTAATGACATGTCGCTGGTAAAGGTTAGCTGTGCTTACAGAGATCCCATTACGAAAGAAATGTTGAATTTGGAAGAAAGCAGTGAAGTCACGATCCAAAGGCCTGAAGTAGTAGGACAACTAATAGTGTCGCTGGAAGTAGACAGGCAGCAGAACAGGCTTCGTGCAGCAGAAGCAATGGCCGAGGCTAGAGTGGCAGCTGAGAACGGTGATTTGGCTGGTGCAGTCTCTGTCCTGGAAAGCTGTCGTATGGCATTGTCTGAAACTGCTTCCGCACTAGCTGGTGACTGCCTGTGTGTCTCACTTTCCGCTGAGTTAAAGGAGATGCAAGAAAGGATGGGAAACCGTGGTGCATATGAGGAATCGGGAAGAGCATACGTTTTATCAGGATTGAGCTCACACTCATGGCAGAGGGCAACTGCTCGAGGTGATTCCACAGATAGCACTAGCCTTGTGCTATCTTACCAAACACCATCGATGATAGACATGGTGACACGTTCACAAACCATGTTGTTAGGGAACCCATCTCCCCAACGAGCCCTCAGCAGTGCTCAATCATTTCCGGCCAAGCCACAGCCACGATAA
- the LOC126616970 gene encoding beta-amyrin 28-monooxygenase-like — translation METSAKEEAKKMRKMLPNFIKPEALQPYIGIMDTVAQRHFADGWENKKEVEVFPLAKNYTFWLAARLFVSLDDSVEIARLGDPFVVLAFGIIDASGFPGNSVLQSDQGIQLHQGGADEDHQAEEDRLGGGSGIMKPLVELMANFGSNMVDKSAYVLSILVSVLETCAALVEEGEIPVLVEIVEMGSQQQKEISVAILLKLCENSGVHRNMVVREGAIPPIVTLSQSDTNCAKQMAETLTELLRQPKSGNGVARPSDVSL, via the exons ATGGAGACTTCCGCCAAGGAGGAGGCCAAGAAGATGAGAAAGATGCTTCCCAACTTCATAAAGCCCGAAGCTCTCCAGCCATACATCGGCATCATGGACACCGTCGCCCAACGCCACTTCGCCGACGGCTGGGAAAACAAGAAGGAAGTTGAAGTTTTCCCCCTCGCCAAGAATTACACCTTTTGGCTTGCTGCACGGTTGTTTGTGAGCCTGGACGACTCGGTTGAAATCGCCAGGCTAGGCGACCCGTTCGTAGTTTTGGCCTTTGGAATCATCGATGCCTCTGGATTTCCCGGGAACTCCGTTTTACAAAGCGATCAAGGCATCCAACTTCATCAGGGAGGAGCTGACGAAGATCATCAAGCAGAGGAAGATAGACTTGGCGGAGG GTCGGGAATCATGAAACCGCTGGTGGAATTAATGGCGAACTTCGGGTCGAACATGGTGGACAAGTCGGCGTACGTGCTGAGCATCCTTGTGTCGGTGCTGGAGACCTGCGCAGCGTTGGTGGAGGAAGGCGAGATTCCGGTGCTAGTGGAAATTGTAGAGATGGGGTCGCAGCAGCAGAAGGAGATATCGGTGGCGATATTGCTGAAGCTTTGCGAGAACAGTGGGGTCCACCGTAACATGGTGGTCCGCGAAGGAGCGATTCCTCCTATCGTCACTTTGTCTCAATCCGACACCAATTGCGCCAAGCAAATGGCAGAGACATTGACAGAGCTTCTACGGCAACCGAAGTCCGGCAACGGCGTTGCACGACCGTCAGACGTGTCATTATAG